TCAATACTTCCTACCGAAACAGGCTTCTTTTCAAGAAAAGAACAAAACAATAATTGGAGACTCGGATGTCAGGTAAAGGTAAAAAATGATATGGACATCTCTATTCCTCCGGAAATATTCGGAATAAAAAAATGGGAATGTGAAGTTATCTCAAATAAAAATGTTGCAACATTCATTAAAGAATTTGTTGTAAAATTACCCGAAGGAGAAAGTCTTGATTTTAAATCAGGGGGATACATACAAATAGATGTTCCTAAAATCACTGTTGATTACAAAGATATTAATATTGACGGTGAATACAAAGAAGATTGGGATAATTTTAAAATGTGGGATTTAACAATGAAAAATAGTGAGCCTATTTACAGGGCTTATTCAATGGCAAACTATCCTGCAGAAAAGAATTTGATAAAACTGAATATTCGTATTGCTACACCACCATTTGATTCAAAAAAATGCGGATTCAAAAAAGTTAATCCGGGAATTTGTTCATCATATATTTTCTCCCTAAAAGCAGGTGATAAAGTTACAATTTCAGGACCTTATGGAGAATTTTTCATACAAGATACTGACAAAGAAATGATGTATATTGGAGGTGGTGCAGGTATGGCACCAATGCGTTCACATATTTTCCACCTTTTTAACACCTTAAAAACCGGACGAAAAGTTACCTTTTGGTATGGCGGGCGTTCTTTACGCGAATTATTTTATCTTGATGAATTCAAACAAATTGATAAAGAATTTCCTAATTTTACTTTCAATATTGCTTTATCAGAGCCAATGCCTGAAGATAACTGGACAGGCTATACAGGATTTATTCATCAAGTTATTATTAATAATTATTTAAGTAAACATCCTGAA
This region of Bacteroidota bacterium genomic DNA includes:
- the nqrF gene encoding NADH:ubiquinone reductase (Na(+)-transporting) subunit F — its product is MILLSLGLGKIIIVSAIVFLFIILLLVILLLYARSKLVASGPVNLNINNEKKIEVNAGSTLLDTLSLQEIFLPSACGGGGTCGMCKVQVNEGGGSILPTETGFFSRKEQNNNWRLGCQVKVKNDMDISIPPEIFGIKKWECEVISNKNVATFIKEFVVKLPEGESLDFKSGGYIQIDVPKITVDYKDINIDGEYKEDWDNFKMWDLTMKNSEPIYRAYSMANYPAEKNLIKLNIRIATPPFDSKKCGFKKVNPGICSSYIFSLKAGDKVTISGPYGEFFIQDTDKEMMYIGGGAGMAPMRSHIFHLFNTLKTGRKVTFWYGGRSLRELFYLDEFKQIDKEFPNFTFNIALSEPMPEDNWTGYTGFIHQVIINNYLSKHPEPEDIEYYFCGPPMMNQAVLKMLDDFGVYEENIHFDDFGG